The Aeromicrobium sp. Leaf245 genome includes a region encoding these proteins:
- a CDS encoding MCE family protein: MTSSTRRLGRAVVGVLLAVALAGCSTTASDLPLPGSRLGGDSYPLSAEFDDALNLAVGAPVKSGGVLVGRVREISVRDFRARVTMDVLADRRLRQGTTVRLRATTPLGELFVDVGEEGADGPFLAPGSVLAAGDASSAPTIEDTMSAASMLINGGGLGQVQTIVEEANAALGGREPAVRTALRRMAGTASALNASDDELDSALTALAEVSRVLDEREDVVDAALTDLRPAAEVVRENTDELVDLLSGIDRLGADVVDVVGRSRDDLTTVLAQAGPVFESLNTTADEFEPGLRTLVGFSRLIDEAVPAEYLNTYLYFQTSVSVGLPSLPGVGDLDLPRIESPGTDGLSGDGLVDGIESLVGSLPGLGRIVPPSGASSGSGADASSGGGLTGLGLDGLLGAAR; the protein is encoded by the coding sequence ATGACCTCCTCGACGCGCCGCCTGGGCCGTGCCGTGGTGGGCGTGCTGCTGGCCGTGGCCCTGGCCGGGTGCAGCACCACGGCCTCGGACCTGCCGCTCCCCGGGAGCCGACTGGGCGGCGACTCCTACCCGTTGTCGGCGGAGTTCGACGACGCGCTCAACCTCGCGGTCGGCGCGCCGGTCAAGAGCGGCGGTGTGCTGGTCGGGCGCGTGCGGGAGATCTCGGTCCGTGACTTCCGGGCCCGCGTCACGATGGACGTGCTCGCGGACCGTCGGCTCCGTCAGGGCACCACGGTGCGGCTGCGCGCCACGACGCCGCTCGGTGAGCTCTTCGTCGACGTCGGCGAGGAGGGCGCGGACGGTCCGTTCCTGGCGCCGGGCTCCGTGCTGGCCGCGGGCGACGCGTCGAGCGCGCCCACCATCGAGGACACCATGTCGGCCGCCTCGATGCTCATCAACGGTGGTGGGCTCGGCCAGGTCCAGACCATCGTCGAGGAGGCCAACGCGGCACTCGGGGGCCGCGAACCGGCCGTGCGCACCGCGCTGCGCAGGATGGCGGGGACGGCGTCGGCCCTCAACGCCTCCGACGACGAGCTCGATTCCGCCCTCACCGCCCTGGCCGAGGTCTCGCGGGTCCTCGACGAGCGCGAGGACGTGGTCGACGCGGCCCTGACCGACCTTCGCCCGGCCGCCGAGGTCGTCCGGGAGAACACCGACGAGCTCGTGGACCTGCTCAGCGGGATCGACCGGCTCGGCGCCGACGTCGTGGACGTGGTCGGCCGCTCGCGCGACGACCTCACCACGGTGCTCGCCCAGGCGGGGCCGGTGTTCGAGTCGCTCAACACGACGGCGGACGAGTTCGAGCCGGGCCTGCGGACCCTCGTGGGCTTCTCGAGGCTCATCGACGAGGCGGTGCCGGCGGAGTACCTCAACACGTACCTGTACTTCCAGACCTCCGTGAGCGTCGGGCTGCCGTCGTTGCCAGGGGTGGGCGACCTCGACCTGCCGCGGATCGAGTCCCCCGGGACGGACGGGCTGTCCGGGGACGGGCTGGTCGACGGGATCGAGTCGTTGGTCGGGTCGCTCCCGGGCCTCGGCCGCATCGTGCCCCCGAGCGGCGCCTCCTCGGGATCGGGCGCCGACGCCTCGAGCGGCGGCGGTCTCACCGGACTGGGTCTCGACGGACTGCTGGGAGCCGCGCGATGA
- a CDS encoding MCE family protein has product MSDRRTHARRVGMVGVVGLGVLGLLVLALSVIPFGQRTYTAELEHTAGLRVGEEVQVAGVGVGEVTGIRLAKDRVVVTFTADRDVRLGRSTGVAVKVATLLGSHFLEVAPRGTGDLADARIPLARTSVPYNLQDVVDASTDALQTLDAEGLARSMNVMADVLGRTPDETRAAVEGVADLARVASRRSDQLSRLLAASNDVTGTLNRNADAVLDLLEQSTLVLGELTSRREVIDQMLSDALRMAVQVRGLLDDTEEDLDPMLRDLTTALDGLEDARDDVTKALSSLATMTKYVANASGNGPWLDLHVPVAINDNLACLASPDECS; this is encoded by the coding sequence ATGAGCGATCGACGGACGCACGCACGCCGCGTCGGCATGGTCGGGGTCGTCGGACTGGGGGTCCTCGGCCTGCTCGTCCTGGCGCTCAGCGTCATCCCGTTCGGCCAGCGCACGTACACCGCCGAGCTCGAGCACACGGCCGGCCTGCGGGTCGGCGAGGAGGTCCAGGTCGCCGGCGTCGGCGTGGGGGAGGTGACCGGGATCCGACTGGCGAAGGATCGCGTGGTCGTGACCTTCACCGCCGACCGCGACGTGCGGCTCGGTCGGTCCACGGGGGTCGCCGTCAAGGTCGCGACGCTGCTCGGGAGCCACTTCCTCGAGGTGGCACCGCGCGGCACCGGTGACCTCGCCGACGCCAGGATCCCGCTCGCGCGGACCTCGGTGCCCTACAACCTGCAGGACGTCGTCGACGCCTCGACCGACGCGCTGCAGACGCTCGACGCCGAGGGTCTGGCCCGCTCCATGAACGTCATGGCCGACGTGCTCGGTCGCACCCCCGACGAGACGAGGGCCGCGGTCGAGGGCGTGGCCGACCTCGCGCGCGTCGCGTCGCGGCGCAGCGACCAGCTGTCCCGTCTCCTGGCGGCCAGCAACGACGTGACGGGCACGCTCAACCGCAACGCCGACGCCGTGCTCGACCTGCTGGAGCAGTCGACGCTCGTGCTCGGCGAGCTGACCTCCCGTCGTGAGGTGATCGACCAGATGCTGTCCGACGCGCTGCGCATGGCCGTGCAGGTGCGCGGTCTGCTCGACGACACCGAGGAGGACCTCGACCCGATGCTGCGCGACCTCACCACCGCTCTCGACGGTCTCGAGGACGCCCGCGACGACGTGACGAAGGCCCTGTCGTCGTTGGCCACGATGACGAAGTACGTCGCCAACGCCTCGGGCAACGGACCCTGGCTCGACCTGCACGTGCCGGTCGCCATCAACGACAACCTCGCGTGCCTCGCGAGCCCGGACGAGTGCTCATGA
- a CDS encoding MCE family protein: MSRPMPMRYRTSAFALLAVLVLVSMHLYTSVLGGTVGQRQDRVEVDLATTGGLFEGSGVTYRGVRIGKVDTVRAQGSGAVATLSLDPGAQVPATARAVVRSLSPAGEQFLDLQPEQHRAPWLDDGDRIAASATTTPTTVAQTLRSVDDLMSDVDTAALRTTLRELRVAFEDPDDLRRVLDSGSRIVETLDRTWPETERLLVNGRTVLRTGVDVEDEFREFARSAESFTAWLADYDPTLRTSIETLPARVQDLRELTSLVALKLPRVLDEMIVFADMTIPRDQHLRELLRVFPSGFDRFAEAVKGGRLQTNMLVSPGGVCSYGVADPSPKHAERRPIDPDRSCPTTFGGQQRGSSNAPLPQDRR; encoded by the coding sequence ATGAGCCGTCCGATGCCCATGAGGTACCGCACGAGCGCGTTCGCGCTGCTCGCCGTGCTGGTCCTGGTCTCGATGCACCTCTACACCTCCGTCCTGGGCGGGACGGTCGGTCAGCGCCAGGATCGCGTGGAGGTCGACCTCGCCACGACCGGCGGTCTGTTCGAAGGGTCGGGCGTCACCTATCGCGGGGTGCGCATCGGGAAGGTCGACACCGTCCGCGCCCAGGGGTCCGGAGCCGTCGCGACCCTGTCGCTCGACCCCGGTGCCCAGGTCCCGGCCACGGCCAGGGCGGTCGTGCGCTCGCTCTCCCCGGCCGGTGAGCAGTTCCTCGACCTGCAGCCGGAGCAGCACCGCGCACCGTGGCTGGACGACGGCGACCGCATCGCGGCGTCGGCGACCACCACGCCGACGACGGTCGCACAGACCCTGCGCTCGGTCGACGACCTCATGTCCGACGTCGACACCGCCGCCCTGCGGACCACGCTGCGGGAGCTGCGCGTGGCCTTCGAGGACCCCGACGACCTGCGCCGTGTCCTCGACTCCGGCTCGCGGATCGTCGAGACCCTCGACCGCACGTGGCCGGAGACCGAGCGGCTCCTGGTCAACGGACGCACGGTGCTGCGGACCGGGGTGGACGTGGAGGACGAGTTCCGCGAGTTCGCGCGGTCCGCCGAGTCGTTCACCGCCTGGCTCGCCGACTACGACCCGACCCTCCGCACCAGCATCGAGACCCTCCCGGCGCGGGTCCAGGACCTGAGGGAGCTCACGTCGCTCGTCGCGCTCAAGCTGCCGCGGGTGCTCGACGAGATGATCGTCTTCGCCGACATGACGATCCCGCGCGACCAGCACCTGCGCGAGCTGCTCCGGGTGTTCCCCAGCGGGTTCGACCGGTTCGCCGAGGCCGTGAAGGGCGGGCGACTCCAGACCAACATGCTGGTCTCGCCCGGTGGGGTGTGCTCCTACGGCGTCGCCGACCCGAGCCCCAAGCACGCGGAGCGCCGGCCGATCGATCCGGACCGCTCGTGCCCGACGACGTTCGGCGGCCAGCAGCGCGGGTCGTCCAACGCGCCCCTGCCGCAGGACCGACGGTGA
- a CDS encoding MCE family protein, translating into MRATVVKLVTFATVCVLVLVVLANTMLNRTEGTTRTYVADFTSVSGLRVGDDVRAAGVRVGRVDGIELVGGDTARVRVSVGEGQRLTDTTGMVIRYQNLLGQRYLALLPGRERGTALEPGSVVPTSRTSAGFDLTALLNGFEPLFETLRPEDVNQLAESVVKVLQGEGGTVESLLDETATLTRNLADKDAVVTDVLTHLTPVLENLVDREDDLTATVGELRALMTGLAEQRTTIGESIDGISELSRVTADLVEDTRPDVARVTTALRTTAALFADNMGELQTMLAAVPTATGAFARPMSYGTWLNMYICNLGVEVGGELINLGSTDGPYSEVCR; encoded by the coding sequence ATGAGGGCCACCGTCGTCAAGCTCGTCACCTTCGCCACCGTGTGCGTGCTCGTCCTCGTGGTGCTCGCGAACACGATGCTGAACAGGACGGAGGGGACCACCCGGACCTACGTGGCGGACTTCACCTCGGTCAGCGGGCTGCGCGTCGGCGACGACGTGCGCGCCGCCGGTGTCCGGGTCGGTCGCGTCGACGGCATCGAGCTCGTCGGTGGTGACACCGCCCGCGTGCGGGTGTCCGTGGGGGAGGGGCAGCGTCTGACCGACACCACGGGCATGGTGATCCGCTACCAGAACCTGCTCGGCCAGCGGTACCTGGCGCTGCTGCCCGGCCGTGAGCGGGGCACGGCCCTGGAGCCGGGCAGCGTCGTCCCGACGTCGCGCACGAGCGCCGGCTTCGACCTCACCGCGCTGCTCAACGGCTTCGAGCCGCTCTTCGAGACGCTCCGGCCCGAGGACGTGAACCAGCTCGCGGAGTCGGTGGTCAAGGTGCTCCAGGGGGAGGGCGGCACGGTGGAGAGCCTGCTCGACGAGACGGCGACGCTCACGCGCAACCTTGCCGACAAGGACGCGGTCGTCACCGACGTCCTCACCCACCTCACCCCGGTGCTCGAGAACCTCGTCGACCGCGAGGACGACCTCACCGCCACGGTCGGGGAGCTGCGGGCGCTGATGACCGGCCTGGCCGAGCAGCGCACCACGATCGGTGAGTCCATCGACGGCATCTCCGAGCTCTCCCGGGTCACGGCCGACCTCGTCGAGGACACCCGCCCCGACGTCGCCCGGGTGACGACGGCGCTGCGCACCACCGCGGCGCTGTTCGCCGACAACATGGGCGAGCTGCAGACCATGCTGGCCGCCGTGCCGACCGCCACCGGCGCGTTCGCCCGACCGATGTCCTACGGCACCTGGCTCAACATGTACATCTGCAACCTCGGGGTGGAGGTCGGTGGTGAGCTGATCAACCTCGGCTCCACCGACGGCCCCTACTCGGAGGTCTGCCGATGA
- a CDS encoding MCE family protein: MRTRRWWRALLPVLVVALVAPLLSSCVGSGGRTVTVQLRDAAGLFEGNDVGVLGVRVGEVVEVRPRGGHVDVTLRLDDGIDVPADAAAVVVSRSVATDRYVELTPVYRDGATLGDGDVIPLERTRTPVEFDELLSTLESTSSALGADGGDALNGLLTSSAANLDGNGGAIRDGLAGMADVLGTIDAQLGDVEGTITGLDQLTTAVANDDQVVRQFVDQVAEATTMLDEQHESIEATFDAVTAMVREVGIVVRDQRGRISSQMDDFVALAQDLADHQAEYEQLLDTGPLMLQNLVRAIDENDRLSFRTRPLDLVPGRTVVADLCERAPQDACERLGLLDLPLWTVLLTLAGVSEG, translated from the coding sequence ATGAGGACCCGACGGTGGTGGCGGGCCCTCCTGCCCGTGCTCGTGGTGGCGCTCGTGGCCCCGCTGCTCTCGAGCTGCGTCGGCTCCGGTGGCCGGACCGTGACCGTGCAGCTGCGCGACGCCGCAGGACTCTTCGAGGGCAACGACGTCGGCGTGCTGGGGGTGCGGGTCGGTGAGGTCGTCGAGGTGCGCCCCCGCGGCGGGCACGTCGACGTCACCCTGCGTCTGGACGACGGGATCGACGTCCCGGCCGACGCCGCCGCGGTGGTGGTGTCGCGGTCGGTCGCCACGGATCGCTACGTCGAGCTCACACCGGTCTACCGCGACGGAGCGACGCTGGGCGACGGCGACGTGATCCCCCTGGAACGGACGCGGACACCGGTCGAGTTCGACGAGCTGCTCTCGACGCTGGAGTCCACGTCGTCGGCCCTGGGCGCGGACGGTGGGGACGCGCTCAACGGCCTGCTGACGTCGTCGGCGGCCAACCTCGACGGGAACGGTGGCGCGATCCGCGACGGGCTGGCCGGGATGGCCGACGTGCTGGGCACCATCGACGCCCAGCTGGGCGACGTCGAGGGCACGATCACCGGGCTCGACCAGCTGACGACGGCGGTGGCGAACGACGACCAGGTGGTCCGGCAGTTCGTGGACCAGGTCGCCGAGGCCACCACGATGCTCGATGAGCAGCACGAGTCGATCGAGGCGACGTTCGACGCCGTCACGGCCATGGTGCGCGAGGTCGGCATCGTGGTGCGCGACCAGCGCGGGCGGATCAGCTCGCAGATGGACGACTTCGTGGCGCTCGCCCAGGACCTCGCCGACCACCAGGCCGAGTACGAGCAGCTCCTCGACACCGGCCCGCTCATGCTGCAGAACCTGGTCCGGGCGATCGACGAGAACGACCGGCTCAGCTTCCGCACCCGTCCGCTCGACCTCGTGCCCGGCAGGACGGTGGTCGCCGACCTCTGCGAGCGCGCGCCGCAGGACGCGTGCGAGCGACTGGGCCTGCTCGACCTCCCGCTGTGGACCGTCCTGCTGACGCTGGCGGGGGTGAGCGAGGGATGA